Proteins found in one Prochlorothrix hollandica PCC 9006 = CALU 1027 genomic segment:
- a CDS encoding RidA family protein has protein sequence MTHRVIHTDQAPAPVGPYNQAIVAQGALLFASGQIALDAATGTFIAPDDVEAQTHQVMANLRSVLQAGGVDFAQVVKTTVFLADMNDFAKVNRIYSQYFDEATAPARATVEVARLPKDAKVEIDCIAVIP, from the coding sequence ATGACCCATCGCGTGATTCACACAGACCAGGCTCCCGCCCCCGTTGGACCCTATAATCAGGCGATCGTGGCCCAGGGTGCCCTCCTCTTTGCCTCCGGTCAAATTGCCTTGGATGCCGCCACCGGAACCTTCATCGCCCCCGATGATGTGGAAGCCCAAACCCATCAAGTCATGGCCAACCTGCGATCGGTGCTGCAAGCGGGGGGCGTAGACTTTGCCCAGGTGGTGAAAACCACGGTTTTTCTAGCTGACATGAATGATTTTGCTAAGGTAAACCGGATTTATAGCCAATATTTTGATGAAGCCACCGCCCCAGCGCGGGCAACGGTGGAAGTGGCCCGGTTACCCAAGGATGCCAAGGTGGAAATTGACTGTATTGCCGTCATTCCCTAG
- a CDS encoding alpha/beta fold hydrolase: MAFNLTAQRHHLQLPSIHLSYLDWNHGTEPVLFLHGLADHALVWATCAQFLGSPYHCVAPDLRGHGDSGKPTTGYYCNDIIGDVEGLLDVLGWSSAHVIAHSWGAKIAALWATRSPDLVRSLVLVDPFFINAMPGWVRITFPVLYRTLPFLKMMGPFPSRAVAQTTAQGLKQFQGWSSLQEAVFDQGLEQRADGQWGSKFVVQARNETFVDSMRMAGLVRSLDTPTLFVQPEGGLNRTEVQLQPYRTYLRHLQVVPVPGNHWPFLGEPEAFNKTVAAFLDRQRSR; this comes from the coding sequence ATGGCCTTTAACCTCACCGCCCAACGTCACCATCTGCAACTGCCCAGTATCCATCTGTCCTACCTGGACTGGAACCACGGCACCGAACCCGTCCTCTTTCTCCATGGTTTAGCCGATCATGCCCTGGTTTGGGCCACCTGTGCCCAATTCCTGGGATCCCCCTACCACTGCGTTGCCCCCGATCTGCGGGGCCATGGGGACAGCGGCAAACCCACCACGGGCTACTATTGCAACGACATTATTGGTGATGTAGAAGGATTACTAGACGTTTTGGGCTGGAGTTCCGCCCATGTCATCGCCCACTCCTGGGGAGCCAAGATTGCAGCCCTGTGGGCCACCCGATCGCCCGATCTCGTCCGCAGTCTGGTCTTAGTCGATCCCTTTTTCATTAATGCCATGCCGGGTTGGGTGCGCATCACCTTTCCCGTTCTCTACCGCACCCTGCCGTTTCTGAAAATGATGGGACCCTTCCCCAGCCGCGCCGTTGCCCAAACCACAGCCCAGGGTCTGAAACAGTTTCAGGGCTGGAGTTCCCTCCAGGAAGCAGTGTTTGACCAGGGGCTGGAACAGCGGGCCGATGGGCAATGGGGCAGTAAGTTTGTGGTGCAAGCCCGCAATGAAACCTTTGTCGATTCCATGCGCATGGCGGGGTTAGTGCGATCGCTGGATACCCCCACCCTCTTTGTCCAACCGGAGGGGGGGCTAAATCGCACTGAAGTTCAGTTGCAACCCTACCGCACCTATCTTCGCCATCTGCAAGTGGTCCCAGTGCCCGGTAACCATTGGCCCTTTTTGGGGGAACCGGAAGCCTTTAACAAAACCGTCGCTGCCTTTTTGGACCGTCAACGCTCCCGTTAA
- a CDS encoding alpha/beta fold hydrolase — protein MDPTLNLPLPDVVLQGFADLTEDTSRSLAAQIQTEAIATSLQADPIATRFVRSGASSSSQPPLVLIHGFDSSLLEFRRLLPRLVNHREIWAVDLLGFGFTERSPQGAYSPATIKTHLHATWQQLIQRPVVLAGASMGGTAALDFALAYPEVVDRLVLLDSAGVQNGPIIGKYLFPPLDTWAVEFLRRPGVRHNISRSAYADPDRWATADATLCAALHLRMPHWDTALKTFTKSGGYPSVKQRLGQLHCPSLVVWGQQDRILGTQDAAVFAREIPDAQLAWIDRSGHVPHLEQSQTVAEAMVNWLP, from the coding sequence ATGGACCCTACCCTAAACCTGCCCCTGCCCGATGTTGTTCTCCAGGGCTTTGCTGACCTGACGGAAGACACCTCCCGATCGCTGGCGGCCCAAATCCAAACCGAGGCGATCGCCACCTCCCTCCAAGCAGACCCGATCGCCACCCGTTTTGTCCGCAGTGGTGCCAGCTCGTCCTCCCAACCTCCCCTAGTGTTAATCCACGGCTTTGATAGTTCCCTACTGGAATTTCGGCGACTGCTGCCCCGTTTGGTAAACCACCGGGAAATTTGGGCCGTGGATCTCCTGGGCTTTGGCTTTACGGAACGTTCCCCCCAGGGAGCCTATAGTCCCGCCACCATCAAAACCCACCTCCATGCCACCTGGCAGCAGTTGATCCAGCGTCCCGTGGTGCTGGCGGGGGCTTCCATGGGGGGGACAGCGGCCTTGGACTTTGCCCTGGCCTATCCGGAGGTGGTCGATCGCCTGGTGTTGTTGGACAGTGCTGGCGTGCAAAATGGTCCCATCATCGGCAAATATCTGTTTCCGCCCTTGGATACCTGGGCCGTGGAATTTCTGCGACGACCGGGGGTGCGCCATAACATCAGTAGATCGGCTTATGCCGACCCCGATCGCTGGGCCACCGCCGATGCCACCCTCTGCGCAGCCCTCCATTTGCGGATGCCCCACTGGGACACGGCCCTCAAAACTTTCACGAAATCCGGGGGCTATCCCTCCGTCAAACAACGCCTTGGCCAACTGCACTGCCCCAGCCTGGTGGTGTGGGGGCAACAGGATCGCATTTTGGGCACCCAGGATGCAGCGGTGTTTGCGCGGGAGATTCCCGATGCCCAGTTAGCCTGGATCGATCGCAGCGGCCATGTGCCCCATCTGGAGCAGTCCCAGACGGTGGCTGAAGCCATGGTGAACTGGCTCCCCTAG
- a CDS encoding two-partner secretion domain-containing protein, which yields MTTRSMELAGLVQCWVWTVELGVGLGLAPAVQAQIVPDGTLGAEASVVLPGQALNDQIVDLITGGSQQRINLFHSFEQFNVGEGQKVYFDQPNGVETIFGRVTGASGTNILGTLGVAGSADLFLINPQGILFGPNARLDIRGSFTAATASEFRFEDGQVFSAVSPGAAPFLEVQAFEPELWYGGLEATLTNQGTLEVGQDLLLGGHTLVMEAGSAANARRDLILQGRLRDLEQGGYAVGGYWFTEDLAGNTVDFVVPHGNVIWANGDVRLDANYSGTSLYILAGGAVAAGTGVNEIQITGVAGGSVTESVADGAGGTQMVTVASGGRSHLDIRTGLNWDELTGGSPGDQNTSGLGVTFGPATSGSIDLAAVTILTGADVRNGVSQNGINPGDGGDVVLISRVEAGSALGQGDITIGDINTSVSISSTIVENVMGRDGGAIALATITGNISTGDIKSYSFSRSFSSGAVAGGDGGTISLATITGNISTGDIDSYSASDSRSDSRSDSAGSVAGGDGGAIALATITGHISTGDIDSYSDSYSDSDSSYSRAPGAVAGGDGGTIALATITGHISTGYIDSSSSSLSAGAVAGGDGGAIALATITGHISTGYISSYSSSFSSGAAASSSGAVAGGDGGAIALATITGNISTGDIASSSYSSSRSSPRSYSSSGSSGAVEGGDGGAIALATITGNISTGDIDSSSRSFSDSYTRSGSSGVVAGGDGGAIALATITGNISTGDIKSYSFSRSLSRSFSYTRSGSSGAVAGGDGGAIALVTHIGDISTGTALRTFSFAESTHESATAGSAGDITLVAEQGTLITPQPTSLQTWATSGDGKASGNGGTVHLGGRDTISNYEILTQSASAQAGEVQIQGFGDLVLENLQILTSQTVEIPNPSDPNRNDPEKRDPVKYPPIRVQVGQTGQSGNVNITGTGALTVQSSTLQSSTQSSSPAGNVTLHSAGLLTLQNTTQLTSNTNDLGSAGTFTLSSDTGILITGNDTLLSATTAALGPAGNLTLTAPTLTLDQGATLQTSTASPGNAGNITLNTGTFNLLNGAQIFSESTGSGNSGQINITATEAVNLGQGVQDASPVISVETSNAGRAGDITLNAPRFTLSETARITATATATATNTEGGGSISINANEMNLAGIVGIFAETQGQAPAGTLSLQPYQNNPDLIATFFDGSTISASTSGSGNGGDFRITAPQSISLSGAGTLAVETRSSGNAGNITISTQDLTLTDGVKVSASTYSPAANAGRAGDITLTATNFSLSTGGSISTNTEGSGDAGNIKVNATGTIDLNNGSIEATTGANSSGNGGNIDIDPTTTTLRNGGRIAVDSQGLGSGGNINLVSGSLTLDNGSISAITRSSDGGNITIILSDLFRLGNSSFVSTEAGTAGSGGNGGDINILARFLFGASGSNSDIIANAFEGSGGNINITAAGIFGFTVGNTDTPRTDMTNNITASSRFGTSGTIETPNVDPSQGLSSLGANLVDPSSLIDRRCTLQSQANRSSFTLAGRGGIPKTPTDPLNLSQMVNDLRLSPEMGELSAADFSDRPLTPPPLFPGATIATALPCSS from the coding sequence ATGACCACTCGATCGATGGAATTGGCAGGACTGGTGCAGTGCTGGGTCTGGACGGTGGAGCTGGGGGTGGGGCTGGGGCTGGCTCCGGCGGTGCAGGCGCAGATTGTGCCCGATGGAACCCTGGGGGCTGAGGCTTCGGTGGTGTTGCCCGGTCAGGCATTGAATGATCAGATTGTGGATCTGATTACGGGAGGATCGCAGCAGCGGATTAATCTGTTCCACAGCTTTGAGCAGTTCAATGTGGGAGAGGGGCAGAAGGTTTATTTTGACCAGCCCAACGGAGTGGAGACAATTTTTGGCCGGGTGACGGGAGCCAGTGGGACTAATATTCTGGGAACTTTGGGGGTCGCCGGGTCAGCGGATCTGTTTTTGATTAACCCCCAGGGGATTTTGTTTGGGCCGAATGCGCGGTTAGATATTCGTGGGTCGTTTACGGCTGCCACTGCCTCGGAGTTTCGGTTTGAGGATGGTCAGGTGTTTAGTGCGGTCAGTCCGGGGGCTGCGCCGTTTCTGGAGGTGCAGGCGTTTGAGCCGGAGTTGTGGTACGGCGGTTTGGAAGCGACGCTGACCAATCAGGGGACGTTGGAGGTGGGGCAGGATCTGCTACTAGGGGGCCATACCTTGGTGATGGAGGCGGGATCTGCGGCTAATGCACGGCGGGATCTGATTTTGCAGGGGAGACTGCGGGATCTGGAGCAGGGAGGGTATGCAGTGGGGGGCTATTGGTTTACGGAGGATTTGGCGGGGAATACGGTGGATTTTGTGGTGCCCCATGGCAATGTGATTTGGGCGAATGGGGATGTGCGGTTGGATGCCAACTATAGCGGTACTTCCCTCTATATTTTGGCGGGAGGCGCGGTTGCGGCGGGAACTGGGGTTAACGAGATCCAAATTACGGGAGTTGCGGGGGGTAGCGTTACGGAATCGGTGGCGGATGGTGCGGGCGGGACGCAAATGGTGACGGTGGCCAGTGGTGGCCGATCCCATTTAGATATTCGCACGGGGTTGAATTGGGACGAGTTAACGGGGGGCAGTCCAGGGGATCAGAATACCAGTGGATTGGGGGTGACTTTTGGGCCAGCGACCAGTGGGTCCATTGATTTGGCGGCGGTGACGATTCTGACAGGGGCAGATGTGCGAAATGGGGTGAGCCAAAATGGCATTAACCCAGGGGATGGGGGGGATGTGGTCTTGATTAGTCGGGTGGAGGCGGGTTCAGCGTTGGGGCAGGGCGATATTACGATCGGAGATATTAATACCTCTGTGTCCATATCCTCAACCATAGTAGAGAACGTAATGGGCAGAGATGGGGGGGCGATCGCTCTGGCTACTATCACTGGCAATATCTCTACAGGTGATATTAAATCATACTCATTTTCACGCTCATTCTCATCAGGTGCAGTAGCAGGAGGGGATGGGGGGACGATCTCTCTGGCTACTATCACTGGCAATATCTCTACAGGTGATATCGACTCATACTCAGCCTCAGACTCACGCTCAGACTCACGCTCAGACTCAGCAGGTTCAGTAGCAGGAGGAGATGGGGGAGCGATCGCTCTGGCCACTATCACTGGCCATATCTCTACAGGTGATATCGACTCATACTCAGACTCATACTCAGACTCAGACTCCTCATACTCAAGAGCACCAGGTGCAGTAGCAGGGGGGGATGGGGGGACGATCGCTCTGGCCACTATCACTGGCCATATCTCTACAGGTTATATCGACTCGTCCTCATCCTCATTATCAGCAGGTGCAGTAGCAGGGGGGGATGGGGGGGCGATCGCTCTGGCCACTATCACTGGCCATATCTCTACAGGTTATATCTCCTCATACTCATCCTCATTCTCATCAGGTGCAGCAGCATCCTCATCAGGTGCAGTAGCAGGAGGGGATGGGGGGGCGATCGCTCTGGCCACTATCACTGGCAATATCTCTACAGGTGATATCGCCTCATCCTCATACTCATCCTCACGCTCATCCCCACGCTCATACTCATCCTCAGGATCATCAGGTGCAGTAGAGGGAGGGGATGGGGGGGCGATCGCTCTGGCCACTATCACTGGCAATATCTCTACAGGTGATATCGACTCATCCTCACGCTCATTCTCGGACTCATACACACGCTCAGGATCATCAGGTGTAGTAGCAGGAGGGGATGGGGGGGCGATCGCTCTGGCCACTATCACTGGCAATATCTCTACAGGTGATATTAAATCATACTCATTCTCACGCTCATTATCACGCTCATTCTCATACACACGCTCAGGATCATCAGGTGCAGTAGCAGGAGGGGATGGGGGGGCGATCGCTCTGGTTACTCACATTGGTGATATCAGCACAGGGACAGCTTTGCGTACTTTCTCATTTGCAGAGTCAACTCATGAGAGTGCTACAGCGGGATCAGCCGGTGACATCACCCTCGTGGCAGAACAAGGAACATTGATTACCCCTCAGCCCACCTCTCTCCAGACTTGGGCAACCTCAGGCGATGGCAAAGCCAGTGGCAACGGGGGAACTGTTCACCTGGGGGGCAGGGACACCATCAGCAATTACGAGATTCTGACCCAATCCGCCAGTGCCCAAGCCGGGGAAGTACAGATTCAAGGCTTTGGGGATCTTGTCCTTGAGAATCTCCAAATTTTGACCAGTCAGACGGTGGAAATTCCCAACCCAAGCGATCCCAACCGGAATGATCCAGAAAAACGTGATCCTGTAAAATATCCCCCCATTCGCGTCCAAGTGGGTCAAACCGGCCAATCCGGCAACGTCAACATCACCGGCACCGGTGCCCTCACCGTCCAAAGCAGCACCCTGCAAAGCAGCACCCAAAGCAGCAGCCCCGCTGGCAACGTCACCCTCCACAGTGCCGGACTCCTCACCCTCCAAAACACCACCCAACTCACCAGTAACACCAACGACCTCGGCTCCGCCGGAACCTTCACCCTGTCCTCCGACACCGGCATCCTGATCACCGGCAACGATACCCTCCTCAGCGCCACCACCGCCGCCCTTGGACCCGCCGGGAACCTCACCCTCACCGCCCCCACCCTCACCCTAGACCAAGGGGCCACCCTGCAAACCTCCACCGCCTCACCCGGCAACGCAGGCAACATCACCCTGAACACAGGCACCTTCAATCTCCTCAACGGTGCCCAAATCTTCTCCGAAAGCACCGGCTCCGGCAACAGCGGCCAGATCAACATCACCGCCACCGAAGCCGTGAACCTGGGCCAAGGAGTCCAAGATGCTTCTCCCGTTATTTCCGTCGAAACCAGCAACGCCGGACGGGCCGGAGACATCACCCTCAACGCCCCCCGCTTCACCCTCTCCGAAACCGCCCGCATCACCGCCACCGCCACCGCCACCGCCACCAATACCGAAGGGGGTGGCAGCATCAGTATTAATGCTAACGAGATGAACCTAGCCGGAATCGTCGGCATCTTCGCCGAAACCCAAGGCCAAGCCCCCGCCGGAACCCTCAGCCTTCAGCCCTACCAAAACAACCCCGACCTGATCGCCACCTTCTTCGACGGATCCACCATCTCTGCCTCCACTAGCGGCAGCGGCAACGGCGGCGACTTCCGCATCACCGCCCCCCAAAGCATCAGCCTCAGCGGAGCTGGAACCCTGGCCGTGGAAACCCGCAGCAGTGGTAATGCGGGCAATATTACCATCAGCACCCAGGATTTAACCCTTACTGACGGTGTTAAAGTCTCAGCCTCCACCTATAGCCCAGCAGCCAACGCTGGACGGGCTGGAGACATCACCCTCACCGCCACCAACTTCAGCCTCAGCACCGGAGGCAGCATCAGCACCAACACCGAAGGCAGCGGCGACGCAGGCAACATCAAAGTCAACGCCACCGGCACCATCGACCTCAACAACGGCAGCATCGAAGCCACCACCGGAGCCAACTCCAGCGGCAACGGCGGCAACATCGACATCGACCCCACTACCACCACCCTCCGCAATGGGGGACGCATCGCCGTAGACTCCCAAGGACTGGGTAGTGGCGGCAACATTAACCTGGTCTCCGGTAGCCTAACCCTAGACAACGGCAGCATCAGCGCCATTACCCGCAGTAGCGATGGCGGCAACATCACCATTATCCTGTCTGACTTGTTCCGTCTAGGCAACAGCAGCTTTGTGTCCACCGAAGCGGGCACCGCAGGCAGCGGCGGCAACGGCGGCGACATCAACATCCTGGCCCGCTTCCTCTTTGGTGCTTCCGGTTCCAACAGCGACATCATCGCCAATGCCTTTGAGGGGTCTGGGGGCAACATTAATATCACCGCCGCTGGCATTTTTGGCTTCACCGTCGGCAACACCGACACCCCCCGCACCGACATGACCAACAACATCACCGCCAGTTCCCGCTTCGGCACCTCCGGCACCATTGAGACTCCCAACGTGGACCCCAGTCAGGGCTTAAGCAGCCTAGGGGCTAACTTAGTGGATCCCAGTAGTTTGATCGATCGCCGCTGCACCCTCCAAAGCCAAGCCAACCGCAGCAGCTTCACCCTCGCCGGTCGCGGCGGCATCCCCAAAACCCCCACCGATCCCCTCAATTTGAGTCAAATGGTCAACGATCTGCGCCTCAGTCCAGAGATGGGGGAACTTTCCGCTGCTGACTTCAGCGATCGGCCCCTCACTCCCCCGCCCTTGTTCCCTGGAGCCACGATCGCCACCGCCCTCCCCTGTAGTTCCTAG
- a CDS encoding CHAT domain-containing protein: MGSHSALITLATLLGLSLAPGSIVTAAAPPTVTTPATPLLSQGNQLYQAGQYAAALDTWTQAIAQLGDSPSLDRAQTLTHIALAHLQLGQWVSAQDHIDRSLQTLEQLPPSPQRTFSQGKAHNVQGSLWYSQGHLDQALEAFQAASLAYTAVGDRLGQQQNQLNQAKVLQSQGRNILAQAQLQALQDDLASSPNSPLKAASLRELGTVVRLTSSADRGQALLEESLAVAQSLGDSNEQAATWLQLGSLHQDLGQWDAAHSAYGAVLALNPNPTLQVQALVNQFRVKTRQNPGLWPDLPRDRQRLETALAQAPPNRTSLYAHINYAQSLVDLATEPTAGSSVSLSPQPPSSPALPLAPIAEQLAQAIQTAQALGDPLTEAYGLGKLGHLYAVAGQWPEAQRLTQNALNLAQAANAAESVYQWQWQLGRIYWAQQQWDNADRSYQGAIASLETLRGDLASLNPDARFSFREEIEPIYRQYVSLLLTPRPSSVSQSPGFPLSPISSLKSLVPSLPLAQSPRPSPVTQANLIKARTAIESLQVAELVNFFQADCVTLKSVDVDQVDPKAGIIYTIMLGDRLEVLLSQPGYPIYHQTVAAAHNRIENLVKTIRLNLKDPFGLPKRELQALYRWLIEPLEAELAQRDLETLVFVSDGSLRNLPMAVLYDGEQYLVEKYALALTPGLQLFDPKPLVDQTLGVTIAGVSEARQGFSALPAVLTEVADIQSNIPSQVFLNDKFQKTLVSSQLQTQPSSVVHFATHGQFGSTAEDTFILTWDDKIYINELSELLRSGFIQEDQAIELLVFSACETAEGDDRAVLGLAGLAVRSGARSTLATLWQVDDRATGIFMDHFYTYLSQGTLTKAEAVRQAQLSLMQDQDLAHPFYWAPFVLVGNWL; encoded by the coding sequence ATGGGATCCCACTCCGCCTTAATCACCCTTGCGACCCTCCTCGGCCTTAGTTTAGCCCCCGGCTCCATCGTCACTGCTGCCGCCCCCCCCACCGTCACCACCCCCGCCACCCCCCTCCTCAGCCAGGGCAACCAACTCTACCAAGCAGGCCAATATGCCGCCGCCCTGGACACCTGGACCCAAGCCATCGCCCAACTGGGGGACAGCCCCAGCCTCGATCGCGCCCAAACCCTGACCCACATCGCCCTCGCCCACCTGCAACTGGGCCAATGGGTCAGTGCCCAAGACCACATCGATCGTAGCCTCCAGACCCTAGAGCAACTGCCCCCCAGCCCCCAGCGCACCTTTAGCCAGGGCAAAGCCCACAACGTCCAAGGCAGTCTTTGGTATAGCCAAGGCCATCTGGATCAAGCCCTGGAAGCCTTCCAAGCCGCCAGCCTCGCCTATACTGCCGTGGGCGATCGCCTGGGGCAACAGCAAAACCAACTCAACCAAGCCAAAGTTCTCCAAAGCCAAGGCCGCAACATCCTGGCCCAGGCCCAACTCCAAGCCCTCCAAGACGACCTCGCCAGCAGCCCCAACTCCCCCCTCAAAGCCGCCAGCCTGCGGGAACTGGGTACCGTCGTCCGCCTCACCAGCAGCGCCGATCGGGGTCAAGCCCTCCTGGAAGAGAGCCTTGCCGTCGCCCAGAGCCTGGGGGATAGCAACGAACAAGCCGCCACCTGGCTCCAGTTGGGTAGCCTGCACCAGGATCTGGGCCAGTGGGATGCCGCCCACAGCGCCTATGGGGCAGTCCTAGCCCTGAACCCTAACCCCACCCTTCAGGTACAAGCCCTCGTCAACCAGTTCCGGGTCAAAACCCGCCAAAACCCAGGGCTATGGCCCGATCTGCCCCGCGATCGCCAACGCCTGGAAACCGCCCTCGCCCAAGCCCCCCCCAACCGCACCAGCCTCTACGCCCACATCAACTACGCCCAATCCCTCGTAGACCTGGCCACAGAACCCACCGCCGGATCCAGTGTCAGCCTCAGCCCCCAGCCCCCCAGTTCCCCCGCCCTGCCCCTGGCTCCCATCGCTGAGCAACTGGCCCAAGCCATCCAGACCGCCCAAGCCCTAGGGGATCCCCTGACGGAAGCCTATGGTCTCGGCAAACTGGGCCACCTCTATGCAGTGGCAGGTCAGTGGCCCGAAGCCCAGCGCCTGACCCAAAACGCCCTGAACCTCGCCCAAGCCGCCAACGCCGCCGAGAGTGTTTACCAGTGGCAGTGGCAACTGGGGCGCATTTACTGGGCACAACAGCAGTGGGACAACGCCGATCGATCCTACCAAGGGGCGATCGCCAGCCTGGAAACCCTGCGGGGAGACCTGGCCAGCCTCAACCCCGATGCCCGCTTTTCCTTCCGGGAAGAGATTGAGCCAATCTATCGCCAATATGTCAGCCTCCTCCTCACCCCCCGCCCCAGCAGCGTTAGCCAGTCCCCAGGGTTTCCCCTCTCCCCGATCAGTTCCCTAAAGTCCCTGGTTCCCTCCCTCCCCCTCGCCCAGTCCCCCCGCCCCAGCCCCGTCACTCAAGCCAACCTGATCAAAGCCAGAACCGCCATTGAGTCCCTCCAGGTGGCAGAACTGGTTAACTTCTTCCAAGCGGACTGTGTCACCCTCAAATCCGTGGATGTTGACCAGGTAGACCCTAAGGCTGGCATTATTTATACGATTATGCTGGGCGATCGCCTCGAAGTTCTCCTCAGTCAGCCCGGTTACCCCATTTACCACCAAACTGTCGCCGCTGCCCACAACCGCATCGAAAACCTGGTTAAAACCATTCGCCTGAACCTAAAAGATCCCTTCGGCCTACCCAAAAGAGAACTGCAAGCCCTCTATCGTTGGCTCATTGAACCCCTAGAAGCAGAACTGGCCCAACGAGACCTGGAAACCCTGGTTTTCGTCTCCGATGGCAGCCTTCGCAACCTGCCCATGGCCGTTCTCTACGATGGGGAACAGTACCTAGTGGAAAAATACGCCCTGGCCCTCACCCCCGGACTCCAGTTATTTGATCCTAAACCCCTCGTCGATCAGACCCTAGGAGTCACGATCGCCGGTGTCAGTGAAGCTCGCCAGGGGTTTAGTGCCCTCCCCGCCGTTCTCACGGAAGTGGCAGATATCCAGTCCAATATCCCCAGTCAAGTCTTTTTGAACGATAAATTCCAAAAAACCCTAGTCTCTAGCCAACTACAAACCCAACCCTCTTCGGTGGTGCATTTTGCCACCCATGGCCAGTTTGGCTCCACAGCAGAAGACACCTTTATCCTCACCTGGGATGACAAGATTTATATTAATGAACTGAGCGAGTTACTGCGCAGTGGCTTTATCCAAGAAGACCAGGCCATTGAACTCCTGGTATTTAGTGCCTGCGAAACGGCTGAGGGGGACGATCGGGCGGTCCTCGGACTAGCGGGGTTGGCCGTGCGATCGGGGGCACGCAGTACCCTGGCAACCCTCTGGCAGGTGGACGATCGAGCCACGGGTATCTTTATGGATCATTTCTATACCTACCTCAGCCAGGGCACCCTGACGAAAGCGGAGGCGGTGCGCCAAGCCCAACTGTCCCTAATGCAAGACCAGGACTTGGCCCACCCGTTTTACTGGGCACCCTTTGTTTTGGTGGGTAACTGGCTTTAA